The following nucleotide sequence is from Gammaproteobacteria bacterium.
GGTGTCGTACTCATCTCGCCCACCGGCACCAACCGCAGACCATGAGCGTCATTGACCCAGCCAACCTCCCCCATCTGCATGTCCAACCAGGCGGTGACGGGCTCGGATCGGAGAGGCGGTCTTGTCTCAATTTGGTTTGGGCGCCAGCTCACTACTTGCCCATCGTCCCCAATAAGTACCTCCCAACGACCGTCTGACTCTGTATCATAGACTTTTATCCATTGTGGGTGCGTCAGTTTGGTCGCGCTAATGACATGTGTTATCGGCCCCTCCAACAACCGATTTTCTAGCCAACGCAAGGTACCCGACCGATCTGACCAAAGCAGATCAATGTCCCGATCCAAATCCCAGTCGACACTGGTCACAACCGGCTGCCCCGTATAGGTCACTCCGCTTAATACTTCTGGTTCAAAACGCCCACCATCGTCCAAATTTCGCCACAGCACCCACTGACCCTGAGCAGCCTCCCAAATATCAATATCGCCATCGTGGTCCCAATCAATGGCTAAGGCCGCATCACACTTTGCCCTCGAACTCACCTTTTCGGCTGACCAGCCATTTTTCCGTTCACGCAACAATTCGAGCCCACCGGCATGACAGATCAATAATTCCGGTCGCGCCAAGTTACGCGTATCGGTCCACATCACATCCTGTACACCAGACAAACGCACGTCCAGAACCTTGCGAAATTCCTGCTGTGCGACTTGCCAGATACGCACAGACGACGGTTCAAAAGCCGCAATCCAACGCTTATCGCTAACGTAGGCCGAGCGCAACGCCTGGAACGGGCGATCCAAAGTAAAACTGGCCAACAACCGTGGCTGGAAGGTAAGCCGCGCGTTTAAATTGCGTGGCGTGGTTTTATGCGATATTCGCCATGCGCCCACCTCTGCCTTCGGCCCCATTCGGGTATATTTGAATTCCGCTAATCGACTGCGGGGGTCTTTTTTAACTTCCTGATAACGCGTCAGATAATGACGTGCTTTTTTCCTGTCACCAAGCTTTCGGGCGACCATTGCTGCGCCATACCATGCATTCAGCAAATTAGGCATACGCTGACACGCTTGCTCATAATGCGCCAGCGCCGATTCTGTTCGGCCAAGTTGTTCTAACGCTTGGGCCAGAAAGTAATGAACAAAAGCATCCTGCCCATCCTCTCTGACCGCCGCCTGTAACGCCGGTAGTGCCTGATTCGCCGTGCCTTTATACAAGTAAAGAATACCCACAATGTAATTGGCGCGGGCACGCACCTGTTTATCCGAATGTCCTAGCAAGGCGCTGGCTAACTCAATGGCCCGATCGATGTCGTTGTCTTTTTGTCGATTAAGCAATGCCACCGCCCAATCCAACTTTAGATGCGCATTTTCTGGATGGCGCGTCACAAGATGACTCAGAACTTTTTCTGCCTCTGAGTAACGATACTGCCCCATTAAGCCGATGGCTTTCTGATATGTATTGAGGTCCTGCGAAGACAATTGATCGTGTGCTTGGCCGCACGCAGTCAAGAACACACAAAAAATGAGTAAGCACACACTGCGCACGAGATCTACTCCGACAAACGTGATTTTCGAATACGCGCTTTCAAACCTTCAATCG
It contains:
- a CDS encoding tetratricopeptide repeat protein, with amino-acid sequence MRSVCLLIFCVFLTACGQAHDQLSSQDLNTYQKAIGLMGQYRYSEAEKVLSHLVTRHPENAHLKLDWAVALLNRQKDNDIDRAIELASALLGHSDKQVRARANYIVGILYLYKGTANQALPALQAAVREDGQDAFVHYFLAQALEQLGRTESALAHYEQACQRMPNLLNAWYGAAMVARKLGDRKKARHYLTRYQEVKKDPRSRLAEFKYTRMGPKAEVGAWRISHKTTPRNLNARLTFQPRLLASFTLDRPFQALRSAYVSDKRWIAAFEPSSVRIWQVAQQEFRKVLDVRLSGVQDVMWTDTRNLARPELLICHAGGLELLRERKNGWSAEKVSSRAKCDAALAIDWDHDGDIDIWEAAQGQWVLWRNLDDGGRFEPEVLSGVTYTGQPVVTSVDWDLDRDIDLLWSDRSGTLRWLENRLLEGPITHVISATKLTHPQWIKVYDTESDGRWEVLIGDDGQVVSWRPNQIETRPPLRSEPVTAWLDMQMGEVGWVNDAHGLRLVPVGEMSTTPVQTFPELQPIAMAPWFDLDGLALLTVESAGNAWRLALWQFTSTQFGPIGVELTGIRADDSVRSNALAIGTLLRMRHGEFWRSTMNASKNISPLVVRTDGQPLSLMEIRWPDGVFQTEMGLAPGQLHRVLETQRQLSSCPVVFIKHNGEFQFVSDVLGVGGIGFMLAPGTYVTPRPWEFFQLPKSLAPIGKREVTFEIAEPMEEVTYLDSARLHRWRLPKGWHMVIDERMGTGVPAPTGRPIFYRAWWSPLRATANDVEVTKALRERDGVAAAMPNPSRRYLGALTKPVTLTLQFPATSQGRYGLVFDGWVEYPYSQTLMAAHQAGVEYSPPTIEIYTNGQWKVWRKHIGYPAGMPRQAYFPLGALPSGVELIRIHTNMEIYWDSIVLVREEEMPRDVVHEVMLPNRAILHYIG